In the genome of Gemmatimonadota bacterium, one region contains:
- a CDS encoding type II CAAX endopeptidase family protein — translation MTRRDALWIVCFLIAGALGLTCYIQFFDRALPVASLNFRVDREQAYQSAEAYLYRLGYDLTDYESAQVFSYSSLPQVFLERTLGLEEANRLVREWVSVWYWNIRWFKPLQKEELRVRIDPGGRIVGFTHSILESDEGASLSEEDARVIAETFLTDVQGFLLDDYEPIEASSIERPNRMDHTFTYRKKDFVVGDDGHYRLSVTVKGDKAGYFAEYLKVPETFARNYREIRSRAGLLANIASVFFFALGIAMVVVLVRKYRQRTLIWRAALGVGILVAATSFLGVVNGYPITRFGYDTTQSFVSFILTFIFGGLLSAVLSGVIIALSGTAGGAAARDVEGWKNPLARLSLRGWRSANFAQVTLVGYGLAFAHLGYVTIFYILGNDYLGVWSPAAMTQYSNTYSTYLPWIYPLLIGLLAATMEEFFFRLLAISLLIRYLKSTWLAVLIPAIVWAFLHANYPQEPVYIRGLELTVVGIIFGIVFLRYGVWATIISHYVYNCFLGIYPMVQSDSLYFKVSGILAVAIIFIPAIPAIFGVITGRYKEIEEPEEVPPPEAPEEPVPETPITEPELPPEPEVERKTPSDYLIPKSGLIVFGILGLIGWSVYFISDLPRFAKYARESIITRAEAIEKAEDIRQQLELDLEGYQCTTSFSSSLGSSHFTHLIRNVDLTRADTLAAEHTASWRWRVRWFKPLEKEELTISIDGNGDFCRVSHYVPENQEGAELSTEEAQEVAEVFLAEYLQRDVTDTAFYKRLEARSQKRENRMDHSFVWERTDIKVEEGEFRIIASVQGDRIGHAYKAYKAPEEFLRKLRERTAKSTIVSTVSTIAIIATAVLAIIFFLRAYRNGYVNWRLPIWVGILAGVCFVLERLNNLPAFYRSYNTSEAMSTFLGDKLIDFVIGLVIAAIMAFLVSAFGDTMYRRERPREMQISDWIDVLRLKINSTALWWQVVFLVVCFFGLTRGNGIFSSYINLTYLGDYLGAGGGAPPEINSYIPAFGELIDEVNGILIAPFAILGVLFVFWRVIGKINLLILGVVLVLIFQYVASPAKDFYHAGILLAKSIPYWVIMAFLILKYIRFNLLFYAVMAWCSIIFVGIRYLKYDPGIYQVNGILMVLFGLVPLILAVLAWYKARSTA, via the coding sequence ATGACCCGACGCGATGCCTTATGGATCGTTTGCTTCCTGATCGCAGGGGCGCTCGGTCTCACCTGTTATATACAGTTTTTTGACCGCGCGCTTCCCGTTGCTTCGCTCAATTTTCGCGTTGATCGCGAACAGGCATATCAATCTGCCGAAGCGTATCTTTACCGCCTGGGTTACGATCTCACAGATTACGAAAGTGCTCAGGTCTTCTCTTACTCCAGCCTGCCCCAGGTTTTTCTCGAACGCACCCTGGGCCTTGAGGAAGCCAACCGACTCGTGCGGGAATGGGTCTCTGTGTGGTACTGGAATATCCGCTGGTTTAAGCCGCTTCAAAAAGAAGAACTCCGCGTGCGTATTGATCCCGGCGGGCGCATTGTAGGGTTTACGCATAGTATCCTGGAGTCTGACGAAGGCGCGAGTCTTTCAGAAGAAGATGCCCGCGTTATTGCAGAAACCTTTCTGACCGATGTGCAGGGTTTTCTACTCGATGATTACGAACCTATCGAAGCGTCGAGTATTGAGCGTCCCAATCGGATGGATCACACCTTTACTTACCGGAAAAAAGATTTTGTCGTGGGCGATGATGGGCACTACCGTTTGAGCGTTACGGTTAAGGGCGACAAAGCAGGCTATTTTGCCGAATATCTCAAAGTGCCCGAAACTTTTGCGCGCAATTATCGGGAGATTCGCTCGCGTGCGGGCCTGCTCGCCAATATTGCTTCGGTTTTCTTTTTTGCGCTGGGCATTGCAATGGTTGTGGTGCTTGTGCGTAAATATCGCCAGCGCACTTTGATATGGCGCGCTGCCCTCGGCGTGGGGATTCTCGTAGCCGCTACCAGTTTCCTCGGTGTCGTCAATGGCTATCCGATCACGCGCTTTGGTTACGATACCACGCAGTCCTTTGTTTCCTTTATTCTCACCTTTATCTTCGGCGGTCTGTTGAGTGCTGTGCTCAGTGGGGTTATTATCGCGCTGTCCGGTACAGCCGGGGGGGCTGCTGCTCGGGATGTGGAAGGCTGGAAAAATCCTCTCGCGCGACTGTCTCTGCGCGGATGGCGATCCGCGAATTTTGCGCAGGTCACTCTCGTCGGTTATGGGCTTGCATTTGCCCACCTGGGATATGTGACCATCTTTTACATTTTGGGCAATGATTATCTGGGGGTCTGGTCTCCTGCGGCGATGACACAGTACAGCAATACGTATAGTACTTACTTGCCGTGGATTTATCCCCTGCTTATCGGTCTTCTCGCCGCGACGATGGAAGAATTTTTCTTCCGCCTGCTCGCCATTTCCCTGCTCATCCGGTATTTAAAAAGCACCTGGTTGGCCGTGCTCATTCCCGCGATTGTTTGGGCATTTTTGCACGCGAATTATCCGCAGGAGCCTGTTTATATTCGCGGTCTCGAACTCACCGTGGTTGGGATTATCTTTGGTATTGTGTTTTTGCGCTACGGCGTTTGGGCAACGATTATTTCGCATTATGTGTACAATTGCTTTCTCGGCATTTACCCGATGGTGCAGTCCGACAGTCTCTACTTCAAGGTCTCGGGCATTCTGGCGGTCGCGATTATTTTTATTCCGGCGATTCCCGCTATTTTTGGTGTGATTACAGGGCGCTATAAAGAGATTGAGGAGCCCGAGGAGGTACCGCCCCCTGAAGCGCCAGAGGAGCCAGTACCTGAAACACCTATTACTGAACCCGAACTACCCCCTGAACCCGAGGTTGAACGCAAAACCCCTTCGGATTATCTCATTCCCAAAAGTGGTCTCATTGTCTTTGGGATTCTCGGTCTGATCGGTTGGTCCGTGTATTTCATATCCGACCTCCCGAGATTTGCCAAATACGCCCGCGAGTCCATTATTACGCGGGCCGAGGCGATTGAGAAGGCAGAAGATATTCGCCAGCAATTGGAACTCGACCTCGAAGGCTATCAATGCACGACGTCGTTTTCCAGTAGTTTGGGATCCAGCCATTTTACACATCTCATTCGCAATGTCGATCTGACGCGTGCAGATACACTCGCTGCTGAACATACGGCATCGTGGCGCTGGAGGGTGCGCTGGTTCAAGCCTCTTGAAAAAGAGGAACTCACCATCAGTATTGATGGCAATGGCGATTTTTGCCGCGTCTCGCATTATGTTCCCGAAAATCAGGAGGGCGCAGAACTCAGTACGGAAGAAGCGCAAGAGGTTGCCGAGGTTTTTCTGGCCGAATATTTACAGCGCGATGTGACAGACACAGCCTTCTACAAACGCCTTGAAGCCCGTTCGCAAAAGCGCGAAAATCGAATGGACCACAGTTTTGTGTGGGAGCGCACGGATATCAAAGTTGAAGAGGGAGAATTTCGCATTATCGCCTCTGTGCAGGGCGATCGGATTGGGCACGCATATAAAGCCTACAAAGCACCCGAAGAGTTTTTGCGTAAATTGCGCGAACGTACCGCCAAAAGTACCATTGTCTCTACTGTCTCGACAATCGCAATCATTGCCACGGCTGTACTCGCCATTATTTTCTTTTTACGCGCCTATCGCAATGGATATGTCAACTGGCGGTTACCCATTTGGGTTGGTATTCTGGCCGGCGTATGTTTTGTGCTGGAAAGACTCAATAATCTACCTGCGTTCTATAGGAGTTATAATACCAGTGAAGCGATGAGTACTTTTCTTGGAGATAAACTCATTGACTTCGTCATAGGACTTGTTATTGCTGCGATTATGGCTTTTTTGGTCAGTGCGTTTGGCGATACGATGTATCGTCGTGAACGGCCCCGCGAGATGCAAATTTCCGATTGGATCGATGTGCTCCGCCTGAAGATAAATAGCACGGCGCTCTGGTGGCAGGTTGTCTTTCTTGTCGTGTGCTTTTTTGGTCTTACCAGAGGTAACGGCATTTTTTCGTCTTATATCAATCTCACCTATCTCGGCGACTACCTTGGTGCAGGCGGTGGTGCGCCTCCCGAAATCAATAGCTATATACCCGCATTTGGTGAACTCATCGACGAAGTTAACGGTATACTCATAGCTCCCTTTGCCATTCTCGGCGTTCTGTTTGTCTTTTGGCGTGTGATAGGCAAGATAAATCTGCTGATTCTCGGCGTAGTGCTCGTCCTCATTTTTCAATATGTGGCCTCGCCAGCGAAAGATTTTTATCACGCAGGTATTCTTCTCGCCAAGAGCATTCCGTATTGGGTGATTATGGCTTTCCTCATTTTGAAGTATATACGCTTCAATCTGCTCTTTTATGCCGTGATGGCCTGGTGTTCAATTATTTTTGTCGGTATTCGCTATCTCAAATACGATCCCGGTATTTATCAGGTTAATGGGATTCTCATGGTTCTCTTTGGCCTTGTTCCGCTCATTCTTGCCGTTCTCGCATGGTACAAAGCGCGATCTACGGCGTAA
- a CDS encoding aminotransferase class V-fold PLP-dependent enzyme — protein MEHICTAWQTSVAEEAYWESIRKQYMIASDEIYLNTGSFGSQPRPVFEKMLEILEDVERNPTRHRAEYNSIVDSSRAHLAAFINAPSEDIAFATNVTMAINMVVHGLDWRPGDEILASNQEYGAIDNCLHLAERRYGVVVKRVQIPIPPESPEDVLNAFESEFTGRTRLVFCSHITTRTGLITPIRALARLAHDRGALIAVDGAHAPGMIPLNLQDLGCDFYGGNCHKWLCAPKGTGFLYASPSMQERLNHVVVSWGYSQEGAKRGADGILQINDRPFMWGIENWGTRDQACFAAVSAAVEFQEVVGKKRIRERGQQLAAYLRGRLAATGWAKLLTPSVPDLSGSISAFHLSGFDDLDLLYERYRITVPIAKSDGVYWMRVSTHICNGFDHVDRLVDALGEERNA, from the coding sequence GTGGAGCATATCTGTACGGCCTGGCAGACTTCGGTGGCAGAGGAGGCTTACTGGGAGTCAATTCGCAAGCAGTATATGATCGCGTCGGATGAAATTTATCTCAATACTGGCTCTTTTGGTTCACAGCCCAGACCAGTGTTTGAGAAGATGCTGGAAATATTGGAGGATGTTGAACGCAATCCCACGCGGCATCGGGCGGAATACAATAGCATTGTAGATAGCTCTCGCGCCCATCTGGCGGCATTTATCAATGCGCCGTCAGAGGATATTGCTTTTGCCACCAATGTTACTATGGCTATCAACATGGTGGTGCATGGGTTGGATTGGCGGCCAGGCGATGAAATCCTGGCTTCAAATCAGGAGTACGGTGCGATTGACAACTGCTTGCATCTGGCTGAGCGCCGCTATGGTGTGGTGGTCAAACGCGTCCAGATCCCCATCCCTCCCGAAAGCCCTGAAGATGTTCTGAATGCTTTTGAAAGTGAATTTACAGGTCGTACAAGGCTGGTTTTTTGCAGCCATATTACCACTCGTACGGGTCTGATTACTCCGATTAGAGCACTCGCCCGACTGGCGCATGACCGCGGTGCGCTGATTGCAGTAGATGGCGCTCATGCTCCGGGGATGATTCCGCTCAACTTACAGGACCTCGGTTGCGATTTTTACGGCGGCAATTGTCACAAATGGCTATGTGCGCCCAAAGGCACGGGTTTTCTTTATGCTTCGCCTTCGATGCAAGAACGCCTCAATCATGTTGTTGTGAGTTGGGGATATAGCCAGGAAGGCGCAAAGAGGGGAGCAGACGGCATTTTGCAGATCAATGACCGTCCATTTATGTGGGGTATTGAGAATTGGGGCACCCGGGATCAGGCGTGTTTTGCAGCGGTGAGCGCAGCGGTTGAATTTCAAGAGGTGGTTGGCAAAAAGCGGATTCGGGAACGGGGACAACAACTGGCGGCGTATCTGCGAGGTCGTTTGGCTGCAACTGGTTGGGCAAAATTGCTTACGCCTTCTGTGCCAGATCTATCTGGATCGATCTCGGCTTTTCATCTTTCTGGATTTGACGACCTGGATCTTCTTTATGAGCGATATCGGATTACTGTGCCTATTGCAAAGAGCGATGGTGTTTACTGGATGCGCGTTTCTACCCATATTTGCAATGGTTTTGATCATGTAGATCGTCTGGTAGATGCTTTAGGCGAAGAGAGAAATGCCTGA